The window GTCACGGGCCATCTCGCCCAGCATCGCGTCGGAGAGGGCGTACTCCAGGGTGGCGGAGGCACCGTGGTCGAAGTCGGAGTCACCGGGCTTGGCGTGCGGACGGTCCTTGATGTACGGGGCGAACCCGTCCTTCAGATACTGCACGTTGGCTTCGCGGCCGACGGGCGCGGAGTCGGTGGGCGGGACGCCGTCGGCGTTCTTCTTCAGGGCGCGGTACGCCTCTTCCTCGTATCCCTTCAGCAGCCCCTGCTGATAGGCGTTGGTGAGGAACGGGGTGACGGGGTCGCCGGTCATGATGTTCGTCTCGACCGTGCCGTAGCCCCACTTGGGCAGCCAGCCGCTCTCGGCGTCGATCCGCAGGACCGAGATCGCCATGTCACGGGACTCGCGCGGGGCGAGCAGCGAAAGGAGCTGGGCCTGGGTGCGATAGGTGTCCCAGAGGGACCAGTTCTGGTAGTAGGTGAAGCCCTTGGCGCGGTGGGTCTTCTGGTCCCAGCCGGTGTAGCGGCCGTCGACGTCACTGCCGACGTTGGGGGCGAGGAAGGAACGGTAGAGCGACGAGTAGAAGGTGCGGCGCAGCTCGTCGCTGCCGCCCTGGGCCTTCACGTCGTCGAGCCGGTCCTCCCAGGACCGCTGGGCGGCACGTTCGACGCGGTCGAAGCTGCGGCCGCCCTCGGCGCCGAGGTTGAGTGCGGCGCCCTTGGCGTCGACGTAACTCAGGGCCGTGGTGGCCTCGACGGTGCGGTCCTTGCCGGTGTCGAAGCGCAGCCAGGCGCCGTTGCGCTCACCGGCCGCCGAGGACACCTTCGAACCCTCGGTGACGGTGTCGCCGTTCCAGGTGCCGGAGGTGGTGAAGGGCCGGTCGAAGCGGGTGATCGTGTAGACGGTGTACGGCTTGGTGTCCTGGCAGAAGCCGCTGCCGGTGATCGCGGTCCGGACGGTCCGGTTGTCGAGGATCTCCACCTTCGAGGACAGTGTCCGGTGCAGCGACTGGCCGGCGTTGAGCAGGACGTTGGCCTTGTCGGTGGCAGGGAAGGTGTAGCGCTGCACGCCGGTGCGCCGGGTCGCGGTGAGTTCGGCGTCGATCCCGGTCTTCAGCCCGACCTTGTAGTAGCCGGGGCTCGCCTTCTCGTCGTCGTGGCTGAACTCCGCCGCGTACTTGGCGTAGTCGGTCTGAGTGATGTCACCGGTGGTGGGCAGTGTCGGCAGATCGCCGCCGAGTCCGCAACCGACACCGGAGAGATGTACGGCGGAGAAGCCGCGTATGTGGTTCTCGGCGTAGTCGTAGCCGGTGTTGTGGCCGGTGTCCGGGGAGAGCTGCACCATGCCGAACGGCACGGACGCACCCGGGTAGGTGTTGCCCTCGTTCTGGGTGCCGATGAACGGGTTGACCAGATCGGTCAGTTGCCCTTCGGCGCGGGGCGCGGCCTGGGCCGTGGCCCCGGTGGTGAGGACACCGCCGAGGAGCGCGACGGCGGCGAGTGCGGCCGCCGGGCCGCGGAGTCTCGGCCGTGGGGTCCGGTGCATCCGTGGGATCCGGTGCATGGGGGTACTCCTCCTTGGACAACGTTGTCAGAGCGCGATCATTCTTGGTTCCCTCGTGATCCGCGTCAAGGGTTCGGACGCGAACGCTCCGGTCCGCCCCGGGCAGGGGGCGGACCGGAGCACTGTGACAGGTCAGGCGGTGGGGCATCCCGCCACGACCGGGTTGGACGCGTCGCGGATGAGC is drawn from Streptomyces sp. NBC_01717 and contains these coding sequences:
- a CDS encoding GH92 family glycosyl hydrolase, with protein sequence MHRTPRPRLRGPAAALAAVALLGGVLTTGATAQAAPRAEGQLTDLVNPFIGTQNEGNTYPGASVPFGMVQLSPDTGHNTGYDYAENHIRGFSAVHLSGVGCGLGGDLPTLPTTGDITQTDYAKYAAEFSHDDEKASPGYYKVGLKTGIDAELTATRRTGVQRYTFPATDKANVLLNAGQSLHRTLSSKVEILDNRTVRTAITGSGFCQDTKPYTVYTITRFDRPFTTSGTWNGDTVTEGSKVSSAAGERNGAWLRFDTGKDRTVEATTALSYVDAKGAALNLGAEGGRSFDRVERAAQRSWEDRLDDVKAQGGSDELRRTFYSSLYRSFLAPNVGSDVDGRYTGWDQKTHRAKGFTYYQNWSLWDTYRTQAQLLSLLAPRESRDMAISVLRIDAESGWLPKWGYGTVETNIMTGDPVTPFLTNAYQQGLLKGYEEEAYRALKKNADGVPPTDSAPVGREANVQYLKDGFAPYIKDRPHAKPGDSDFDHGASATLEYALSDAMLGEMARDLGHDADAKRYEDRAQNYRKIFDPSTGFFRARDASGAFTGPADPAQSEGFHEGTSWQYQWLVPQDLPGMVGLIGGKDAANQRLDSFFAYDKLLADPAKTAREVWVNGPYAYYNADKYNPQNEPDLIAPYTYLSTGQPWKTTDVVHAALTLFTDAPTGMTGNDDLGTMSAWMVLSSIGVFPVQPGTDTWGLSTPAFERVDLSLDRRYYPHGSFTVSAPGTSDTDCYIQSASIDGAAQSRTYLTTEDIRSARSLAFTVGSAPSAWGTSPADAPPALG